From a single bacterium genomic region:
- a CDS encoding S46 family peptidase, giving the protein MPSVCGKAACRLSVCAALLVVLLVPGAANAVEGMWPVFALEQLNFDSLKAMGLQLDREAIYNRDNGGLCAAVVQLGGGTGSFVSPNGLIITNHHVAFGAVQAASTAEKNYVENGFIAHSIAEEIPAMGYNCYVIKSFEDVTREVKGALKASMTPEKRHEAYDKVTKKIIARGEKPGNVRCEVAAFDGGLTYILVTFFRIQDVRIVAVPPEGIGNFGGEIDNWMWPRHTGDYSFLRAYVAPDGTPAEYSKQNVPYQSKTYFPISAGPLKEGDFSFVLGYPGGTSRFASSYEIEDGLDFYYPTSVRYRKALIGIMEEAGARDPEIAVRVSNDIAGLANYLKNFEGMIKGLKKGHVLDLRREREARLTAAIAADKALSKKYAQTLPGLKAMYDERWQYREKSTVLGWMRQASDLLGLANRLYKWSIEKTKPDMQREPAYMERNVPSLIRRTREAQVNLVPDVERTMLNYVLVQAMRLPAGQRIAALDQLIGDTTAGVEAAVAAFTAKLYAGTQVGNLDERMAMLEMTTEQLLARDDSFINLAAALYDEFETSRKRGEVFAALSEKLNSELVAAEREANVGPAYPDANGTMRLSYGFVMGYSPADATHYDAFTRLSGVMEKETGESPFNSPKKLIEVARARDFARYMDLTLGDVPVDFLTDHDTTGGSSGSPILNARGELIGLCFDGNYEAIAGDYEYDQRVNRTINVDSRYILFTLDKVMGATELLNELSVRGAVSSAE; this is encoded by the coding sequence ATGCCAAGTGTGTGTGGGAAGGCCGCCTGTCGGCTGTCGGTGTGTGCGGCGCTTCTGGTTGTCCTGCTTGTCCCCGGAGCGGCGAACGCCGTGGAGGGGATGTGGCCGGTGTTTGCGCTCGAACAATTGAACTTCGACAGTCTGAAGGCCATGGGTCTGCAACTGGATCGCGAGGCGATCTACAATCGCGACAACGGCGGCCTCTGCGCGGCCGTGGTGCAGCTGGGCGGAGGGACGGGGTCGTTTGTCTCCCCCAACGGGCTCATTATCACCAATCACCATGTCGCCTTCGGCGCGGTGCAGGCCGCCAGCACCGCCGAGAAAAATTATGTCGAGAATGGCTTCATCGCCCACTCGATTGCCGAGGAGATTCCGGCGATGGGCTACAACTGTTATGTCATCAAGTCGTTTGAGGATGTGACCAGGGAGGTCAAGGGCGCGCTCAAGGCCTCGATGACTCCCGAAAAGCGGCACGAGGCGTACGACAAAGTCACCAAGAAGATTATCGCCCGTGGCGAGAAGCCCGGCAATGTGCGCTGCGAGGTGGCGGCCTTTGACGGCGGGCTGACTTACATTCTGGTCACGTTTTTCCGCATTCAGGATGTCCGCATCGTGGCCGTGCCGCCGGAAGGCATCGGCAACTTCGGCGGCGAGATCGACAACTGGATGTGGCCGCGCCACACCGGCGACTATTCGTTCCTGCGCGCCTATGTCGCCCCCGACGGCACACCGGCCGAGTACTCCAAGCAGAATGTGCCCTATCAGTCGAAGACCTATTTCCCGATCTCGGCCGGGCCGTTGAAGGAGGGGGACTTCAGTTTCGTGTTGGGGTATCCCGGCGGGACATCGCGCTTTGCCAGTTCCTATGAGATCGAAGACGGGCTCGACTTCTACTATCCGACCAGCGTGCGCTACCGCAAGGCGCTGATCGGCATCATGGAGGAGGCCGGCGCCCGCGATCCCGAGATCGCCGTGCGGGTCTCAAACGACATTGCCGGGCTGGCCAACTACCTCAAGAATTTTGAGGGCATGATCAAGGGGCTGAAGAAGGGGCATGTCCTCGACCTGCGCCGCGAACGCGAAGCGCGGCTGACCGCCGCGATCGCCGCCGACAAGGCGCTGTCGAAAAAGTACGCCCAGACCCTGCCGGGTCTGAAGGCCATGTACGACGAGCGCTGGCAGTACCGCGAAAAGTCCACAGTCCTGGGTTGGATGCGTCAGGCCTCCGATCTGCTCGGGCTGGCCAACCGGCTCTATAAGTGGAGCATCGAAAAGACCAAGCCCGACATGCAGCGCGAGCCGGCGTACATGGAGCGCAACGTGCCGTCGTTGATCCGCCGCACCAGGGAGGCGCAGGTCAATCTGGTGCCTGATGTCGAGCGGACCATGCTTAATTATGTGCTCGTGCAGGCGATGCGTCTGCCTGCCGGCCAGCGAATCGCCGCCCTCGACCAATTGATCGGCGACACCACCGCCGGCGTCGAAGCGGCCGTGGCGGCCTTCACCGCGAAACTCTACGCCGGCACACAGGTGGGCAATCTCGACGAGCGCATGGCCATGCTGGAGATGACGACCGAGCAGCTGCTGGCCCGCGATGACTCGTTCATCAACCTGGCCGCGGCCCTCTACGACGAGTTCGAGACGTCGCGCAAGCGCGGCGAGGTCTTCGCGGCGCTCTCCGAGAAGCTGAACTCCGAACTGGTGGCGGCCGAACGTGAAGCCAATGTCGGCCCCGCCTATCCGGATGCCAACGGCACCATGCGCCTAAGTTACGGTTTTGTCATGGGTTACTCTCCCGCCGACGCGACGCACTATGACGCCTTCACGCGGCTTTCCGGCGTGATGGAAAAGGAGACCGGCGAGTCGCCCTTCAACAGCCCGAAGAAACTGATTGAAGTGGCGCGGGCCCGCGACTTCGCCCGCTACATGGACTTGACCCTGGGCGATGTCCCGGTCGATTTCCTCACCGACCATGACACCACCGGCGGCAGCTCCGGCAGTCCGATCCTGAATGCGCGCGGCGAACTGATCGGGTTGTGCTTTGACGGCAACTACGAAGCCATTGCCGGCGACTATGAATACGACCAACGGGTCAACCGCACCATTAATGTGGACTCGCGTTATATCCTTTTCACGCTCGACAAGGTGATGGGCGCAACCGAATTGCTCAACGAGCTGTCGGTGCGCGGCGCAGTCTCCAGCGCCGAGTAG
- a CDS encoding aromatic amino acid ammonia-lyase, which produces MSIVLDGSNLTIETLTRIARDGEKVELAPAALERIKACRALLEEKIRAREIMYGVNTGIGEFSEVVLNDDQVKDFQRYLIYNHAAGIGDPAPIEHVRGAMAGRINVHAHGNSGCRPEITLTYVEMLNRGVTPVVCQKGSVGACGDLAPMSQIALLLLGEGEAFYQGQRLPGKVALEKAGIPVPGLQARDGLAAINGSNLLTAMSALHLHDMNRWLKQAEIACAMSLEALLANLKPYQPKLHEVRGFPGAMRSARAIMKCIGGSDLVTGKMKTKVQDAYSMRSSPQVIGAAHDALVYARKQVETELNGIGDNPIFFPEEKLTLTGANFQGSPVSLPMDLAGAAITMVCVLSERRLNRLANPALSVGLPPFLTKGAGMFSGMMLSQYTCDTLIVEQRMLSMPASVGSIPAAADQEDFVSMGMNTALKNEQILDNAYGILGIEFMAAAQGLDFRDFTPGVGVRAAHAVIRQHVAHLDVDRPMYVDHNIMKDLVRSGAILDAVEKAVGPLE; this is translated from the coding sequence ATGTCCATTGTTCTGGACGGCTCCAATCTCACAATAGAGACACTCACACGGATCGCCCGCGACGGCGAGAAGGTGGAACTGGCGCCGGCGGCCCTGGAGCGTATCAAGGCCTGCCGCGCCCTGCTGGAGGAGAAGATCCGCGCGCGCGAGATCATGTATGGCGTCAACACCGGCATCGGCGAGTTTTCGGAAGTGGTGCTCAACGATGACCAGGTGAAGGACTTCCAGCGCTACCTGATCTACAACCACGCCGCCGGGATCGGCGACCCGGCGCCGATCGAGCATGTGCGCGGCGCGATGGCCGGCCGCATCAACGTTCATGCCCATGGCAACTCGGGGTGCCGTCCCGAGATTACCCTGACCTATGTCGAGATGCTCAACCGCGGCGTCACGCCGGTGGTCTGCCAGAAGGGATCGGTCGGCGCCTGCGGCGATCTGGCGCCAATGTCGCAGATTGCCCTGCTGTTGCTCGGCGAGGGAGAGGCCTTCTACCAGGGACAGCGTCTGCCCGGCAAGGTGGCGCTGGAGAAAGCCGGCATCCCCGTTCCCGGTCTGCAGGCGCGCGACGGACTGGCGGCGATCAACGGCTCCAACCTGCTGACCGCGATGAGCGCGCTGCACCTCCACGACATGAACCGCTGGCTCAAGCAGGCCGAGATCGCCTGTGCCATGAGTCTGGAAGCGCTGCTGGCCAATCTCAAGCCCTATCAGCCGAAACTGCACGAGGTGCGCGGGTTCCCCGGCGCGATGCGCAGCGCGCGCGCGATCATGAAGTGTATCGGCGGCTCCGATTTGGTCACCGGCAAGATGAAGACCAAGGTGCAGGACGCCTACTCGATGCGCTCCTCGCCGCAGGTGATCGGCGCGGCCCATGACGCGTTGGTCTATGCGCGCAAGCAGGTGGAGACCGAACTCAACGGCATCGGCGACAACCCGATTTTCTTCCCGGAAGAGAAACTGACCCTGACCGGCGCCAACTTCCAGGGCAGCCCGGTGTCCCTGCCGATGGATCTGGCCGGGGCGGCGATCACCATGGTCTGCGTTCTCTCCGAGCGCCGTCTCAACCGCCTCGCCAATCCCGCGCTCAGCGTCGGGCTGCCGCCGTTTCTGACCAAGGGCGCCGGGATGTTCTCCGGGATGATGCTCAGCCAGTACACCTGCGACACGCTGATCGTCGAGCAACGCATGCTCTCGATGCCGGCCAGCGTCGGCTCGATTCCCGCCGCCGCCGATCAGGAAGACTTCGTCTCGATGGGCATGAACACCGCGCTGAAAAACGAACAGATTCTCGACAATGCCTACGGCATCCTCGGCATTGAATTCATGGCCGCCGCGCAGGGGCTGGATTTCCGCGACTTCACGCCGGGCGTGGGTGTCCGCGCCGCGCACGCCGTCATCCGGCAGCATGTCGCGCATCTTGACGTCGATCGTCCGATGTATGTCGACCACAACATCATGAAGGACCTGGTGCGGTCGGGCGCGATACTTGACGCGGTAGAGAAGGCCGTGGGGCCGCTGGAATAG
- a CDS encoding pitrilysin family protein, whose translation MKRHWALPALLVALVGLASAVTAQAEPMFPYPYTQTVLDNGLTVVLVPMESPGMVAYYSIVRTGSRDEYEPGHSGFAHFFEHMMFRGTKKYPGDVYDKLMTEMGADANAFTSDDVTCYHIEFAAEDLELVMQLESDRFQNLAYTEPAFKTEAGAIYGEYRKSVASPGFVLFETLMNTAYDVHTYKHTTMGFEADIAAMPTMYDYSIAFFNRYYRPDNVVLVIVGDIETEPTLAMVRKYYGAWQKGYVPPQVQPEPEQTAPRRADARFAGRTLPIVAIAYKAPAYSATAIEPAACMLLGDLAFGETSAIYKKLVLDEQRVQYLRGGAGLNRDPGLFTVTTMIKDPADRDAIEQEIYKTIAFFQANRVDEKRLADVKSNVKYGFLMGLETPGDVAGRLVDVLALTGSMDSLNQFYETLNKVTPEDIMNAAKTYLTDARRTVVVVEGQS comes from the coding sequence ATGAAACGACACTGGGCGCTGCCCGCCCTGCTCGTCGCGCTCGTCGGCCTGGCGTCGGCAGTCACCGCGCAGGCCGAGCCGATGTTCCCCTACCCCTATACCCAGACCGTGCTCGACAACGGGCTCACCGTGGTGCTGGTCCCGATGGAAAGCCCCGGCATGGTCGCCTACTACAGCATCGTGCGCACCGGCAGCCGCGATGAGTACGAGCCCGGCCATTCCGGCTTCGCCCACTTCTTCGAGCACATGATGTTCCGCGGTACGAAGAAGTACCCGGGCGATGTCTATGACAAATTGATGACCGAGATGGGCGCCGACGCCAACGCCTTCACCTCAGATGACGTCACCTGCTACCACATCGAGTTCGCCGCCGAGGATCTCGAGCTGGTGATGCAGCTGGAAAGCGACCGTTTCCAGAACCTCGCCTACACCGAGCCGGCCTTCAAGACCGAAGCGGGGGCGATCTACGGCGAGTACCGCAAGAGCGTCGCCAGCCCCGGGTTCGTCCTCTTCGAGACGTTGATGAACACCGCCTACGACGTGCACACCTACAAGCACACGACGATGGGCTTCGAGGCGGACATCGCCGCGATGCCGACCATGTACGATTACTCAATCGCGTTCTTCAACCGCTACTACCGTCCGGACAATGTCGTGCTGGTCATCGTCGGCGACATTGAGACCGAGCCGACGCTGGCGATGGTCCGGAAGTACTACGGCGCCTGGCAGAAGGGGTATGTCCCGCCGCAGGTGCAGCCCGAGCCGGAGCAGACCGCCCCGCGTCGCGCCGATGCCAGGTTCGCCGGACGCACGCTGCCGATTGTGGCCATCGCCTACAAAGCGCCGGCCTACTCGGCCACCGCCATCGAGCCGGCCGCTTGCATGCTCCTCGGCGACCTCGCCTTTGGCGAAACCAGCGCGATCTACAAAAAGCTGGTGCTCGACGAGCAGCGCGTGCAGTACCTGCGCGGCGGCGCCGGGCTCAACCGCGATCCCGGGCTGTTTACCGTCACGACCATGATCAAAGACCCCGCTGACCGTGACGCCATCGAGCAGGAAATCTACAAGACCATCGCCTTCTTCCAGGCCAACCGCGTCGATGAGAAACGACTGGCCGATGTGAAAAGCAACGTCAAGTACGGCTTCCTGATGGGGCTGGAGACCCCCGGCGACGTCGCCGGACGGCTCGTCGACGTGCTGGCCCTGACCGGAAGCATGGACTCGCTCAATCAATTCTATGAAACCCTGAACAAGGTGACGCCGGAGGACATCATGAACGCCGCGAAGACGTATCTGACCGATGCGCGGCGCACGGTGGTCGTGGTGGAGGGCCAATCATGA
- a CDS encoding pitrilysin family protein, whose translation MKRNHWTACLTVAVLAAVLGGGIATAWGMSTVELPVPSDPTVTFRIMFKVGTQNDPPGKEGLAALTAAMLSDGATLQNTYDQILEKLYPMAAGYGVSADKEVTVVSGRVHKDHLDAYLELLMQAITSPAFSEADFERNKTNVLNYLDRTLKFSNDEAFGKQMLYDAVFAGTPYGHPDAGLPASVRSITLDDVRNFYKTHYTAANVVIGLGGGYDAALVEKVKTALSVLPADPPPPVAKPAPAPIEGIDVVLVDKETPATAISFGFPLDVLRGERDWYALWIANSWLGEHRNSSSHLYQVIREARGLNYGDYSYIEYFQNGWWHSFPPPNTPRRRQLFEVWIRPVANEAAHFALRAAIREVQSLIDNGMKAEDFELTKKFLKKYVRHYAPTTDYRLGYKLDDAFYGINDHLATAEKILDEITLADVNAALKKHLQTANMKIAMITKDAAAMKEALVSNAPCSVNYATPKPELADEDQIIGTYPLKIDPAKVVIVPVDSVFMR comes from the coding sequence ATGAAACGCAATCACTGGACTGCCTGTCTGACGGTGGCCGTTCTGGCCGCCGTGCTCGGCGGCGGGATCGCCACCGCCTGGGGGATGAGCACCGTCGAACTGCCGGTCCCCTCCGATCCCACCGTCACTTTCCGCATCATGTTCAAAGTGGGCACGCAGAATGACCCGCCCGGCAAGGAAGGGCTGGCCGCGCTGACCGCCGCGATGCTCAGTGACGGCGCCACGCTGCAGAACACCTACGATCAGATCCTTGAGAAACTGTACCCGATGGCCGCCGGCTACGGCGTCTCGGCCGACAAGGAAGTGACCGTGGTCAGCGGACGGGTGCACAAGGATCACCTCGACGCCTACCTCGAACTGCTGATGCAGGCGATCACCAGCCCCGCCTTCAGCGAGGCCGACTTCGAGCGCAACAAGACCAATGTGCTCAACTACCTCGACCGCACGCTGAAATTCTCCAACGACGAGGCCTTCGGCAAGCAGATGCTTTACGACGCGGTCTTTGCCGGCACGCCCTATGGGCATCCCGACGCCGGTTTGCCCGCGTCGGTGCGCTCGATCACGCTGGATGACGTGAGGAATTTCTACAAGACGCACTACACCGCCGCCAACGTCGTGATCGGCCTCGGCGGGGGATATGACGCCGCGCTGGTCGAGAAGGTGAAGACGGCGCTCAGCGTGTTGCCGGCCGATCCTCCGCCGCCGGTGGCCAAACCCGCGCCCGCCCCGATTGAAGGCATCGATGTGGTGCTGGTTGACAAGGAGACGCCGGCGACGGCAATCAGTTTCGGATTCCCGCTGGATGTCCTGCGCGGCGAGCGCGACTGGTACGCCCTCTGGATCGCCAACTCCTGGCTGGGCGAGCATCGCAACTCATCCAGCCATCTCTACCAGGTGATCCGCGAGGCGCGCGGCTTGAACTACGGCGACTATTCTTACATCGAGTACTTCCAGAACGGCTGGTGGCATTCGTTCCCGCCGCCGAACACGCCCCGCCGCCGGCAGTTGTTCGAGGTGTGGATCCGTCCGGTGGCCAACGAGGCCGCGCACTTTGCCCTGCGCGCCGCGATCCGCGAAGTGCAGTCGCTGATCGACAACGGCATGAAGGCCGAGGACTTCGAACTGACGAAGAAGTTCCTCAAGAAGTATGTCCGCCACTACGCGCCGACCACCGATTACCGGCTGGGCTACAAGCTCGACGACGCCTTCTACGGCATCAACGATCATTTGGCCACCGCCGAGAAGATCCTCGACGAAATCACGCTGGCCGACGTCAACGCGGCGCTGAAAAAGCACCTGCAGACGGCCAACATGAAGATCGCGATGATCACCAAGGACGCCGCCGCAATGAAGGAGGCGCTGGTCTCCAACGCCCCCTGTTCGGTCAACTACGCGACGCCCAAGCCGGAACTGGCCGATGAGGACCAGATCATCGGCACTTATCCGCTCAAGATCGATCCGGCCAAAGTCGTGATCGTGCCGGTAGACAGCGTCTTTATGCGGTAG
- a CDS encoding DUF6569 family protein has protein sequence MNVAVREYLARIRTGPVQSYKRLAVVPLFAEGNGGPDYMTLSEAMSAGVLIVTEMSAAGRVPELFVENTSDRPILLLDGEEVAGAKQNRVLNTSVLLKGKSKTLIPVSCTEQGRWHYTSSTFADSGVVMSPRMRARKMNFVTRSVRAEGLFLSDQGDVWRSVAELAHSTSTMSPTRAMRDTFAQRANDLQEYVSHFRVEPGQNGMLVFVAGEPMGFDALSRPEAFATLAPKLLRSAAMEALAVGKDDGPAVNVAAAEAFLRRAAALTPTPHPSIGLGEDWRFEGDDLVGSALVVEGVVIHTAFFRALRAAEGEDHFPSLGRRRGFRSDRP, from the coding sequence ATGAACGTCGCTGTACGGGAATACCTGGCCCGTATTCGCACCGGGCCGGTCCAGTCTTACAAGCGCTTGGCGGTGGTGCCGTTGTTTGCCGAAGGAAACGGCGGCCCCGACTACATGACGTTGTCCGAAGCGATGTCCGCCGGAGTCCTGATCGTGACCGAAATGTCCGCCGCTGGGCGCGTTCCGGAATTGTTCGTCGAAAACACCTCCGACCGTCCGATTCTGCTGCTCGATGGGGAGGAGGTGGCCGGCGCCAAGCAGAATCGCGTGCTGAACACCTCGGTCCTGCTGAAGGGGAAATCGAAGACGCTGATCCCGGTCAGTTGCACCGAACAGGGACGCTGGCATTACACCAGCAGCACCTTCGCGGATTCGGGCGTGGTTATGTCGCCGCGGATGCGCGCGCGCAAGATGAACTTCGTGACGCGATCGGTGCGCGCCGAGGGTTTATTCCTCTCTGATCAGGGGGACGTCTGGAGGAGCGTGGCCGAACTGGCCCACAGCACGTCGACCATGTCGCCGACCCGCGCCATGCGCGATACCTTTGCGCAGCGCGCCAACGATCTGCAGGAGTACGTCTCACACTTCCGCGTGGAACCCGGGCAGAACGGGATGCTGGTATTCGTCGCGGGAGAGCCGATGGGGTTCGATGCGCTCTCGCGTCCGGAGGCATTCGCCACGCTGGCGCCGAAGCTCCTGCGAAGCGCCGCAATGGAGGCGCTCGCGGTGGGGAAGGATGACGGCCCCGCGGTCAACGTGGCGGCGGCGGAAGCATTTCTTCGCCGGGCCGCCGCGCTGACACCAACCCCGCACCCATCGATCGGGCTGGGCGAGGACTGGCGTTTCGAGGGCGATGACCTGGTCGGCTCGGCGCTGGTTGTCGAGGGGGTCGTAATCCACACCGCCTTCTTCCGCGCCCTGCGTGCCGCCGAGGGCGAGGATCATTTTCCTTCGCTGGGCCGGCGGCGGGGATTTCGCAGCGACCGGCCGTAG
- a CDS encoding cytochrome c3 family protein: protein MPQLFPPWTNRLPLVIALAGVGLIVGAVFFFWHFGSPKFTDVGYRPEQPVPYSHKLHAGDLGIDCRYCHTGVETGPHAGVPPTQTCMNCHKLILPESPKLLPVRESWATRVPITWVKVHDLPQYAYFNHGVHVRAGVGCESCHGNVAEMEKVTLRETLSMSWCLDCHRNPDPHLRRPEDVTRMNWTPGPDHASYVARWKTEHKIIPPEDCAACHR from the coding sequence TTGCCGCAGCTTTTCCCGCCTTGGACCAATCGCTTGCCGCTGGTCATCGCGCTGGCAGGGGTGGGGCTGATCGTTGGCGCGGTCTTTTTCTTTTGGCATTTCGGGTCGCCGAAGTTCACCGATGTCGGCTACCGTCCCGAGCAGCCGGTGCCCTACAGCCACAAACTGCACGCGGGCGATCTCGGCATCGACTGCCGCTACTGCCACACCGGCGTGGAGACCGGGCCGCACGCCGGTGTTCCGCCCACCCAGACCTGCATGAACTGCCACAAGCTCATCCTGCCGGAGAGCCCGAAGCTGCTCCCGGTGCGCGAGAGCTGGGCGACACGCGTGCCAATCACATGGGTCAAGGTGCATGACCTGCCGCAGTACGCCTACTTCAACCACGGCGTCCATGTGCGCGCCGGTGTCGGCTGTGAAAGCTGCCACGGAAACGTGGCGGAGATGGAAAAGGTGACCCTGCGCGAGACGCTTTCGATGTCCTGGTGTCTTGATTGCCACCGCAACCCCGACCCGCACCTGCGCCGTCCGGAGGATGTCACCAGGATGAACTGGACCCCCGGGCCCGACCACGCCTCATATGTGGCCCGCTGGAAAACCGAGCACAAGATCATACCCCCGGAGGACTGCGCCGCGTGTCATCGCTAA